TCAGTATACAGTACGGTTTTTAGGTGTGTAGTAagcacacttttgtttttttaaatacatcttgctttattttagattttaaaaaaagacagcagaACTGACTGCCTACAAGACAACATCAGTAGGAAAGGTAAAATACATACAAACCATTTTCATTCCCGGTTTCAAAGCATGAAAACAGGGACTCCGGTATCaacatggttttttttttttaaaaaggcactTCTGCTTCTTCAGAGCGACTGCTTAAAGAGACAGCATTTGATTAGACCTAATTCTTCATTACtgtatacaaacacaaacacaagaagATGGAAGTAAATGTATTCAATCACAAAAGTTCAAAAGTCAGCTGATGGAAACATTTGTATAAAGATTAGTATTAGTGCAACATTACATTAGGCGGAGGCTGTCGGAATGACAATTCTACGACGGGTCATGCATAGTGTGTGCTAGCAACGATGTGTCGGGACTGCTAGGGGTTACAGACACAATCcgaagctaaacaaaaaaacaaaaaacggaaCATTCTGGAGTTTGCATGATGAGAGGAGGAAGAACACGCGAGGCCGTCACTTATCAAAGGAAACCATACGTTCATGTGGAAGGCAGTGTTACATATATTAGGCTTCTTTCAGTGTAAAATCTGAAACGCACAGAACAGACTCAAGGCGGCTGCGTCGGTCTGAAATCCAGAGACGCATCGAGGAGTGAAATCGGTCATCTACCGGGACGAAGCAGGTCAGGTAGGTTTGGTTTGACGTGCAGAATAAAATTCATACAGTACAGTCTGATTTGCCAgaagatgttgtttttaaattttaccacCTCATTTCACCAGCACCACGGTGACCACGGTGATACACGACACCTTGAGAAGACAAGTGgaaatccatctttttttttttaaatgttctactATACATTGATATTGCTTTCTCTCTTCAACAATAACCAAACTTTACCATTAGTTAGCTTAAATTTCAGGAGAGGCACAGTTATaatgtagtcttttttttttgttttttgtttttgcttgtaaGGACTGATtgaataaataacatgaaataaCGGATAAATGTGAGCATTTATTTAGTGTCAGCGGTACCTAGTGTGGAAATTTAAAAGATCAAGTTCAAATCTTAGCTCCAACTAGAACAAGGCtgggcctcgagggccggtgtcctgcatctcttagatgtctccctggtcctacagctgaatcacctcctaagagcagtcaggttctccagagtcctgttaacgacctcattatttgactcaggcgtgttgaagtagagacacatctaaaagttgcaggaaaccggccctcgaggcctggcgTTGCACACCCCTAAACTAGAAAGTTCCTTGCAAAAGCATtgaccgttttttttttttttttttacatttaacaaacatcagtgtattttaatgagattttatgtgacagaaaagtagtgcataattgtgaagtgaatcTAAATCTAATATTGTtacatggaggtggcagcatcatgctgtagtTTTTGTCCAGGCTGGCTGAGCTTAAGACGTCTTGCAATGAAGTCTCAGAAAAAAGTTCTTCTACTGTAGATATGCAAATctggcacaaacacacagaaaaagacTCGCAATCGAATCAAACGGTGGTTCTGTTTGacaattatgcaccactttggGCTGGTCTGTTCACAACAGGTTAGCAATGCAATGAAGTTTGTGTCAGTTTGGTATAAATGCTTTCGTAAGGCGCCATAACAGAGTAACACTGGTATCTCTAGGtttattgttaatttataacTCAATTATCTGATCTAACTTTAATCTTTAACTCtcagtttttttatgtgttggtttcacacacacaaaaaaagggatGAATGCAAAAATcctcaaatgaaatgaaatagaaaatgtaCTCACAAGAAACTTCCGCAGCACAGCAGATGTGCTGCCATAACAGTGAACCCTTTATGTTTCTACCAGTGCTTCTCCTACTTGGCTTCACCGTCGATCGTGAGAACAAGGCACCGgtagtttgaaaagaaaaaagcagaataatGCCTTCGCACCCTTAAGCTACTCCCCCCCTAAAAGTGTTGGTCATGCTGACTGAGGGGAAGCTGCAACAATCTTGATagaaagctaaaagaaaaaaaaagaggtactGTGGTGGTTTATGCTCCTTTGAGGTGTGGCATGTTTGAAGAACAGCACTCTGCAGAAGAGCTCAGAAATAGTTTACGCTCAGCGGATTTCTCTGAGGTTCGTCTCCGCCGAAGAGCGTTTGGATGGCCGTCTGCCGCCCGGCGAGTTCAGTTCAATCTTTGCAGGTTCGGGTTTTAGAAAGATCTTAAGTTTTCACATTAATGTACTCTCATACTGTACACCACTTTAAAACGATAaatacacacccacacataGACGCCCCTTACTTGGTCCTTGGTTTGCTCAGAGActagctgaataaaaaaaaaggaaaaaaaaaagtcttatttttcACTTCTCAGTGTAAAAACGTTCAGGTTTGGTCGTCGAGAAGACGGAGGCAGAGAGGTTTAACCCTGCTCCAGGCTCTCAGTGTTCACGGCGGAGTAGGTGGGCGCCGTGGCCTGCCGAGCGAAGAAGGACGCGGCTCTTTTTGGCTTTAAGCGTTTGATTTCTTTGcctgaaagacaaaacaacgGAAGATGGAAACGCTCCTCTCGctttcatttcatgtttctttCGAGGACTCACCGTTATCCACGTAGCTGATGGTGTTAAGGGAGTGGAACCGGCTGCACACGACGCTGCCCTGCCTTTGCAGCATCCCGCGGCGCCCTCCGCGGCCATTCCTGGTGCCGGCTTCCTGTCCGGCGGGCTCCTGAGGAACGCCCAACTCGTTGGCGGCGCCCCCCTCTGACGTAGACATCAGCTCCACGCAGAACTCTATAAAGCCGCTCATTAACTCGGcctggaataataaaaacaaaacgtttgtTTTGTCACCTTTATTTCTCCGCACAATAAACACCAGCTTTAATCTCCATTTTATCTGAAATGGGGAAGCAGAGGCGCATAGCGGTCATGCTGGCGTCGTCGGATTGGACCCAAGTGTGATTATGATTTACTGATGTTATGTAAGGCCCCTTCGCCATCTGGTGCTCAAACAGGCTTTTTCCATCGCAGCTTTTGATGATGTAAGACCACTGCACCCATCACCCTCtgcagcaaaaactaaaaatgcaccctttcaaaagtattcataacacttaaaatgtttacttaGGGCATCGTAGTAAAGGGGTCTGAATAGAAATGCATACTACACTCGACACCCTGTAAGCTTCTatttatgcattattttctgATTATCACCAGCAGCGTCAGGTTACTTTACCTCTGTTTTTCAGTTACGAGTAAAACTAACGGGTTTCTATTTCCAGTCCAGTAATcagattagcttttttttttggcattttattcagaaaaaacatatatttttattttcgaAGCACGAATTTGGTGCAAAACCAGTAAGTGGTGGAGAGAAGAAACTGGttgaacaggaagtggtagagGAAATGCCGCTTTCAAACACAGCTGATTCACTCTGgttggtatttttttatgttgaggCACTGAGGGGCAACCAATAAAGTAACATATAAAATCATGATAGTTGACATTTGTGTTTGGAAAGGGACAAAATCTAGAGGAATTCAAGGGATGTGGATATTTTAGCAAAGatcatttgattattttaccATATTCCCCCAATTTCTTActtgttttgagtaaatctTCAGCAGCTTGTTGACGGGAGTGCCGTCTTCCTCCCCGTCAAACTCCAGCCACAGAATGTGCGAGTCCCCCTCCTCTTCGGGGCGACTGTGGTCCCACGAGAGCTCGCTGAAACGCAGCCCGAGCAGCACATGCTGCAACGAGACGCGACCGGCAAGAGGACAACTTTTCATGAGAAGAAGTAAACAGCTAATAACTGTCCAACTGAGCACAAACGTTAGAAATATTTCCCccccaaaacaagaaaaaaggcaaaaaaaattcaCCTTCTCCTTCACGTCCATCACATAAACTCCGTCCAGGCAGATCCCGACACTGACAGCTTTACGTCTTCCCCGTTGGAGGATGCCTTGAACTGGCTTGTCAATCTCCCCGCAGAAAAAGGCGCACCTGATGGTACATTTAGTGTCAAcgcatgaaaacaaaagaaaaaggtggCTAACACGACGGCTCCTACCCGTAATAAGGCAGAGAGTGACACATGCTGAGGTACTGGTGCAGGAGCTGCTGAGGCTCCGGAGAGCCTCCAGTGGACTTGCTGATCTTTCCGTACTCCTCGGAGAGCTTCTGCTCCAGCTCTGCCTGGCGGCTCGATTTCCCCCGCAGGGTGGAGAAAAACCCTCCGCTGCCCACGGCGACGTGAGCCGGCACGAAGGAAGGCAGCTTCTTTTCCCTGCGCGCAACAGAGGGCAAAGGTGAAATTAAATTCTACCCCTGTGAGACAATTCACTGTTGAATCCAACAAGAACAAACACATTCCTGggtctcatttgtttttgtttttgttttgttttactgtggaaaaaaagtgatAATTTGCTTTTGTGGGGTCAAAGAtacattgaaattattttacagcaaataCTCTTGGTACAGGGTTGTCCTAATACGTGACGGCTCCATCACggatgaaaaacataaaactgaagcACAACGCAACAAATAACATAATGTGCTTGTAAACGGTGTTGCAAGTTCTCCACTCTTACAGATGTTTGGATTAGTgacgtttatcatttatcgtgaaattgtttgttttttttcattcatcgTTGTAATGATAAATTTCAGATATtgatggtaaataaaataacaaaagaaatgttatcTCTGCCATCTCTCAACTGCTCCGTGGGAGTGAATCAGTATCAgtgaattcaataaaatatgattaaatgaagctactgtgtgcagtttagtgatttaaatcacacattttaaaataagtgtCGTCCTGAAAGGAACCCatttcaaatgggaatgtttttcaagaacaatatttgtgtttctggtgCTACGAATGCTACGTCACGCAGTCACAACCAtcctgtaaaagaaaaaactgacgCTTTCCAAATTAGAGAAGAAATCTACTAACtggttgattcttttttttttttcatttaataacaGATATATGCTGTGACTCTAATATACAAACATTAGCAGGTTTTTGGTGACGTTTTGAAAGGAAAATTGTAATCAGACCTGAAACAAAACCGGCATTGGCCAGTAAAACCCTGACCGGTGCATCCCCATTTAAATTGTGGTAAAGTTGGTAAGGCTTCCCTTGACATgacgaccagaaccagagacaaactgcatgttttagaaatgatTCTGTGGCACATTCACCTGGTCAGATTCCACACGGCAGCAGCTTCTGAACATCGGTCCTTAAACATAAACCAACAGATCAACTTACCTGATTTTAGTGGTGATCTGCTGGCTGTCGAGACCAGGCCCCTCTTCAAGAGCGAGGGACAAGGCGCCGAGCCCGGCCCAGTGCTCCGGGTCGCACGGGTACCGGCCAGAGAGGATGTTGCTCCTGGCCTCCTCGTAGAGAAGTCTCAACACCGTCTCATCTTTAATCTGTGGAGGGGTAGAGACGCAATTAGTGTTTTCTAACATGACGGCGAGCTTAAGAGCTTCGTGCAATGAGTAACAGTTCCCCCGAATCGGTCATAAAGAATCACAATGAACGCTTCGCAGTGCGGATGCTACCTGCAGCTCTTTAGATTTCGGGTAAAACACGTTGCGCCTGTACTGCAGATATGGTTcatctgaggagaaaaaaaaagaaaagaaaaacaggaaataaggaTGCGTCAGTGTTTACTGgtttttaggtcatttaatttgACACTTAACAAGAGTCTGTCAATTCAGAGTGGAGCACTGAGGCTACAGACAACTCAACCCACTCAGTCCAGGCTGACAACCCTTGAGTGTGGGCAGAACGTCCTAccccaaaaggaaaaaaacaaaagcttttaaatactCCCTTTGATATCCTTGGTGGTGTTTTTAGCCGTTGCCGTTCCCTTTTTCTGTGACTTGGCGTTAAGACATGTGAGCTTTTCCACTTGGATTGCTAATAACcacgaaaaagaaaaaagcaaacagcaaaCTGAGTCACCGGCTCACAGCCGTTTAGAGACGAGCAGCCCTTCAACAAAAGTCTGCTGTGTGATGTGTGGTCTGTTTGTGAGAGATAACAGTTCTCTGGTGTAAAACTCTGAGcataaaactcttaaaaaaaaaaaaaaatctgtgcatTGTGCACATTTGTACAAGCTACTTTAATTCCACCAGGATTGTTACAGTtggaaaacaattatttgcacaggtttgcaaaacaaaacaagtctcTAAATTCTATTACAGTTTAACTTTGATAAGCcaacaaagtttttttaatttttttaatttttattttaaccttaaatgtaaaattgacATATATTTTTTGAACACTTAACtcaattactgctctgagtgtgttcttcttttaacaaatgtttttttgtttttttggctgcatactccagttaatgattaatccattactaaattagttgacgattgttttaataattgattcCTTACAAGGAATCAAATAATTGTTTCAGCTCTAGTCCACAGCATTCAGTAAATCCTCTCATGTAGTCAAAGTTGATGCTCAGCTATTTTATCCTTACACATTAACCTAAGTAGCACGCTTAGCATTAGCATGCGAAGCTGGAGTACGTGTGGAAACAATGCCAGGCGATCTCAGTGTTAAACAGCTCCAGGCCATCAGTATATTTAGTATACTCCAAATAAGACCCTTTGTGCTGCTAATCCCGCTCAAGTTCCCACCTTGTGAAATGTCGTCTTCTGACGCGTCGGTGAATCGATACAGCAGATCCTGCCACTGCCTGCACAGCTTGTACGGCTGATGCCTCgccttcagctgcagctctgcagaataaaaaaaaaggcgatCCAGTTAGTTGTGTTTTGAACTTATTAGAAGATGAAAGGATGCccaaatcaataataaaaaaaagggttcTTACCAAGCAACGGAGAGCAGAGCCAAAAGGCGAAAGCATCCGGTGCGGACTCTGGGATCTGCAGGGCTTCACGAACGCTACGGCCCAACTCCTGCACGGAAACGCTGCCGAGCCCTTCCAGGGATAAGTGGACCGCGCTCTCACCAAACAAATACACGAGCACGTCCTGAGCTGTGGGACACACACGCAAAAAGTGGTTCACAACAGCACAATACaggcttttctatttttaaaaatctcaataGACTTtgaggcaaaacaaaaacaaaataaaaagaggaaggaGATAATTCATTCCTCCCGTACCACGGGAAAGTGTTGCGGAAGAAGCCACACTTCCTCTTTGCGAATGATCATCAGACAAATCCGGAGGAAAACTGCAGTTGTCACCCTCCATCTTTTATCTGAAACACAAACGCCAAAACGTAGAGCAGTTAGGACATTTAGACAGCAGCAGAGTTGCACTGCAGCATGTGCAATGAACTGGAAGAGTCCATGGAAACAAAGAACAGACCGCTCCGTTGTTCCACATGTCCTTAACATAAACTGTGACTTTCCTTGTGCATTTCTAAATTTTACTTGTGAATGCACTGCTAGCGGCCCAGAGTGTGTCCTGCACACAAGCGACTGCTACATTTGTGTCCAACCACAATTTTCAtggttgctttatttttgtggtAGGCCAGGGGTCAGCAACCTTTTCAAttcaaagagccatttttgCCATTGCCAagtacaaaattaaatttgccTGCAGccacaaaggggaaaaaaaggatttgttaATTTGAAAACCaagaaagttaaataaaaatttctaTTTTAGTATTTAGAATAAAATGGGCTACCtgatctacaaataaaaaaaactttgtgaatAAAACTAACCGAGTGAATAAAACTAACCGAGTGAACCcataaaaagaaagaggagaaacaggaaTAGAAACCGCAtagtttggaagaaaaaaaaaaacagaacttgaAATGATCTCTAAACGTTTTGGACCATTGGCGACTTTCTGTTGTAAACAATCCATGTAGATATTGCATAAAACATATGAAAGAACtgctaaaaacactttttcttatTGGTGTTATGATCAAAAACATGTCTTAATTGGTTTTTAagagccacaggttgcagacTCC
The DNA window shown above is from Poecilia reticulata strain Guanapo linkage group LG14, Guppy_female_1.0+MT, whole genome shotgun sequence and carries:
- the frmd8 gene encoding FERM domain-containing protein 8 translates to MEGDNCSFPPDLSDDHSQRGSVASSATLSRAQDVLVYLFGESAVHLSLEGLGSVSVQELGRSVREALQIPESAPDAFAFWLCSPLLELQLKARHQPYKLCRQWQDLLYRFTDASEDDISQDEPYLQYRRNVFYPKSKELQIKDETVLRLLYEEARSNILSGRYPCDPEHWAGLGALSLALEEGPGLDSQQITTKIREKKLPSFVPAHVAVGSGGFFSTLRGKSSRQAELEQKLSEEYGKISKSTGGSPEPQQLLHQYLSMCHSLPYYGCAFFCGEIDKPVQGILQRGRRKAVSVGICLDGVYVMDVKEKHVLLGLRFSELSWDHSRPEEEGDSHILWLEFDGEEDGTPVNKLLKIYSKQAELMSGFIEFCVELMSTSEGGAANELGVPQEPAGQEAGTRNGRGGRRGMLQRQGSVVCSRFHSLNTISYVDNGKEIKRLKPKRAASFFARQATAPTYSAVNTESLEQG